A segment of the Malaclemys terrapin pileata isolate rMalTer1 chromosome 1, rMalTer1.hap1, whole genome shotgun sequence genome:
AAAAATGGACTGGTGGGAAGGATGCGCTCAAAGATGCGGGAGGAGAACTGTGCCGGTGAGTTGACAGTGTATCACTGCATCATACACCAGGAATCGCTGAGTGCTAAAGTCCTaaaaatggatcatgtgatgaacACTGTAACACAAACCGTCAACTTTATCAGAGCCCACGGTTTAAATCACCGCCAATTCCAGTCTTTTCTGCGGGAAATAGATAGCGAGTTTGGCGATATGCCATATCATACGGAGGTCCGGTGGCTAAGTCGGGGAAAAGTTCTCAAAAGACACTTTGAGCTGCGAGAGGAAATCTGCCAGTTCATGGACAGTAAGGGGAAAGACTGCACAGTTCTGCGGGATGAAAAGTGGAAATGTGAGTTGGCGTTCCTGGCTGACATAACGTCGCATCTTAGCGCTTTAAACCTTCAACTCCAGGGACGGGAGCACATAATAACCGATATGCATGATGCAGTGAAGGCATTTCAAGTGAAGCTGCGCTTATGGGAGACACAAATGCACCAATGCAACTTGTCTCACTTTCCCTGTTGCCAAGTAATACGGAACCAAGAAAGTGCCACAGTTTTCCCAAATGCCACCTTTGCTGAAAAACTCAGCGCGCTGCGCACTGAGTTCGCACGGCGCTTCAGTGActttgaggcacagaaaagtaacTTCGAGCTGCTTCGCAACCCATTTGCAGTCGATGTGGAAACCGCACCTGTAGAAATGCAGATGGAGCTGATAGAACTGCAATGTAACGGGACACTGAAGGCAAAGTACGACACTGCGGGGCCAGCACAGTTCACTCGCTTCATTCCTGAAGCGATGCCGCAGCTCCGCCAACATGCGGCTCGAATCCTGTCCATGTTTGGCAGCACATATCTGTGCGAGCAGCTGTTCTCTGTGATGAAAATTAACAAAACGTCACACAGGAGTCGCCTCACTGATGAACACCTGCAATCGATCCTGAGAATCTTCACAACACAGAACCTAACCCCAAACATAAACGAACTTGTTGCAAAGAAAAGACTCCAAGTATCAGGCTCTGACTAAATAGGACAAGAAAATGGAATGTTATGATTTGTTATGATTAtacttttgctttaaattcaattttttatttatattttcagattttttaataTTCCAGCATGTACAGATTTTGAATGTATTGCATTGACAGGATATTTTTTTatgaagagcaaaatattttaagttgaaatgtatttattttggaatGATATCCTGTATTTTGGTTCATATTAATGgttaaaaaacataaatatttagTCTGTTAAATAAATGGTTATACTGTTCGGCCCGCGAGTTTTGAGTTTTGGCCCCCTGTGCAATTGAGTTTGACACCCCtgccttagaggctaaggtgaacaagttttctccctcctccttatgacacccttttagatacctgaaaaccgctatcatgtcccctctcagtcttctctttttcaaactaaacaaacccagttctttcagccttccttcataggtcatgttctcaagacctttaatcattcttgttgctcttctctggaccctctccaatttctccacatctttcttgaaatgcagtgcccagaactggacacaatactccagctgaggcctaaccagcgcagagtagagcggaagaatgacttcttgtgtcttgctcacaacatacctattaatacatcccagaatcacgtttgctttttttgcaacagcatcacactgttgactcatatttagcttgtggtccactataacccctagatccctttctgccgtactccttcctcgacagtctcttcccattctgtatgtgtgaaactgattttttcttcctaagtggagcactttggatttgtctttgttaaacttcatcctgtttacctcagaccatttctccaatttgtccagatcattttgaattatgaccctgtcctccaaagcagttgcaatccctcccagtttggtatcatccgcaaacttaataagcgtactttctatgcaatatctaagtcgttaatgaagatattgaacagagttggtcccaaaacagatccctgtgaaaccccacttgttatgcctttccagcaggattgggaaccattaataacagctctctgagtacggttatccagcca
Coding sequences within it:
- the LOC128830533 gene encoding general transcription factor II-I repeat domain-containing protein 2A-like, whose product is MAKRKIDSENRGFQSRWENEYMFTEIAGKPVCLLCGSNIAVMKEYNLRRHYETKHENKFKNLSAGQKLQKVEELKKNLTSQQTFFTKAKSQSEAAVKASFIVAEEIAKSGRPFTEGEFVKNCMMKVCDVLCPDKTRAFANVSLSRNTVANRVCEMATDLKTQLIERAKDFVAYSLAVDETTDATDTAQLAIFIRGVDSNLCVTQEILDIKSMHGTTKGEDIFGNVFQSVTDMKLPWEKLVGLTTDGAPAMCGEKNGLVGRMRSKMREENCAGELTVYHCIIHQESLSAKVLKMDHVMNTVTQTVNFIRAHGLNHRQFQSFLREIDSEFGDMPYHTEVRWLSRGKVLKRHFELREEICQFMDSKGKDCTVLRDEKWKCELAFLADITSHLSALNLQLQGREHIITDMHDAVKAFQVKLRLWETQMHQCNLSHFPCCQVIRNQESATVFPNATFAEKLSALRTEFARRFSDFEAQKSNFELLRNPFAVDVETAPVEMQMELIELQCNGTLKAKYDTAGPAQFTRFIPEAMPQLRQHAARILSMFGSTYLCEQLFSVMKINKTSHRSRLTDEHLQSILRIFTTQNLTPNINELVAKKRLQVSGSD